One window of the Vanessa atalanta chromosome 22, ilVanAtal1.2, whole genome shotgun sequence genome contains the following:
- the LOC125072834 gene encoding uncharacterized protein LOC125072834 isoform X1: MALLRLTFACALSAVFVCVGGHVALTFPPARKYDLDFLDNSRTKPPCGMPKGSIKTSFLAGSKVTVHWHLAYAHRGGFSLRILDYLERPLLDLTPRAGGSEFVRDDPTAQKYEVHLPSDFTCENCTLQLQREAGEWGANYRFWSCADIDIVTRKEYHENCSGRGFHILGRCKCHKMHSGPRCQFSDECAEDNDCGLRGKCFDTNSTESPSRMCYCPLGFYGKGCNKKAPWKDKDINLSLYSKKQLSKQFALYWRVLKEESEMEFVMMVNGTSYAALGWRPKGLKKECKNFPVLGPPMDTPSTPAPEPLPEPEPKSEPEPSPEPKAEPEPTPEPKSEPEPSPEPKSEPEPTAEPKAEPEPSPEPKPEPESAPEPTVEPSPEPSSEPETSSVSENDNRNKRVAMHTLDGFDFKNLGNDVTVKTSVSYKVSSSKGRKKRAAQETEEPNVETSTTIIVHDNENSPPPEPERVLQPKLKPKTKHKPFQPKSRKFNNLNVSSTIHTKDHPVPTLEPVTVLGSEANQASIPEPNAEPTQIDTLSQPYPTSEPEPNSEPEPSPEPKSEPEPFVEPKSQPEPSPEPKSEPEPSSEPKSESETSHEPTSVPEPSSEPKSEPEPSPEPKSVPEPSPEPNSEPEPTSEPKSQPEPSPEPKPKLENFREPKSEPEPKSEPEPIPEPKSEPSLELKSEPEPSPEPKSEPEPSPEPKSEPEPSPEPKSEPEPSPEPKSEPEPSPEPKSEPEPSPEPKSEPEPSPEPKSEPEPFPNPEPEPNAEMDSEYLLVKGFTEETGYFPSHEYVPKFDFNPMDCTDIVIGTAKGNYHRVLDYYTRDRSTPRVDTFWGGHDDITAASGFEENGVTTIMFRKKIKAKEPSDHSFVDDLMHVIWARGQEYGHYVHSPPAGVSKGDFYRPDELKYHGHGSQRGVTAMNFFEETKTTISGGIQSLDNDKCGAQWKFPSDCDVKNDTCEYVASWEYLGLKRGRDSVKFTITTRNAKFWTGIGFSDNKKMSQSDAVLGWVDPRSGRATVLDAWLSGYAAPRADAHQHAARAAGQLRDGRASYSFVRARDTGDPQDLAFTNEKCLYMMFVTHGGGFDPVSKRTSKHMKTPYVTEERVCIKPCGPEPDEEEQTTEIVLPGTKTYSILLKITGLADNFRPPAVGSPDFEDLAEKVSSNLAQELGRTKGYQGLAVNGFMQNETNAIIAELTLKSIDSNSIESGRSLDDVSLALNATEREEDRDKWERAIRDTLAVGRVGNLKVDPEFLVLESVNSRRRPPEEAPRAAGWPAGRLWLLAACVAALVALALLQALCTLARRSADDQLIPSTAWKDYTSANTNYAFEPFENDEKYNGTSTASLARPTGPPPPRPGSAHGAPPRAHRMPPDGPGPGFDRRDGAPGRRDPRDARADLAGSRHDLANGRADANGDAHKAAANGHRAANGYRSPGDGYRAPGDGYRSSGARSPRAPDTRSLQRPRSRPGYGAAGSLSLPRRDATPDFYFMPSQRKHEGERVAVYVRNPRTHAHAHAHAHAHAHAHAHAHAHAHAT, translated from the exons ATGGCGCTGTTGCGTTTGACATTCGCGTGTGCGTTAAGTgctgtgtttgtgtgtgtgggTGGGCACGTAGCATTGACCTTCCCGCCTGCGAGAAAGTATGACTTGGACTTTTTGGACAATTCTAGAACGAAACCGCCATGTGGAATGCCTAAag GTTCAATAAAGACGTCTTTTTTAGCTGGTTCAAAAGTTACAGTCCACTGGCATTTGGCATACGCACACCGA ggaGGATTCAGTTTGAGGATATTGGACTATCTGGAAAGACCCTTGTTGGATTTAACTCCCAGAGCCGGTGGTTCAGAATTTGTACGAGATGATCCGAC GGCTCAAAAGTACGAAGTTCACCTACCAAGCGACTTCACGTGTGAAAACTGTACGTTACAATTGCAAAGAGAGGCCGGCGAGTGGGGCGCCAACTATCGGTTCTGGTCGTGCGCTGACATCGACATCGTTACAC GTAAGGAATACCACGAGAACTGTTCCGGCAGAGGTTTCCACATCCTAGGCCGCTGCAAGTGCCACAAGATGCACAGCGGGCCGCGCTGCCAGTTCTCGGACGAGTGCGCGGAGGACAACGACTGCGGGTTGAGAGGGAAGTGCTTCGACACCAACTCCACTGAATCGCCAAGTAGGATGTGCTACTGTCCACTCGGATTTTATGGAAAAGGGTGTAACAAAA agGCACCTTGGAAGGACAAGGACATAAACTTGTCTTTATATAGTAAGAAGCAATTATCGAAGCAGTTCGCCTTGTACTGGCGTGTTCTGAAAGAGGAATCTGAGATGGAGTTCGTGATGATGGTCAATGGGACGTCATATGCTG CTCTCGGCTGGAGACCAAAAGGCCTGAAGAAAGAATGCAAAAACTTCCCAGTTCTTGGGCCGCCTATGGATACTC CTAGCACCCCAGCACCAGAACCTTTACCAGAGCCCGAACCGAAATCTGAGCCGGAACCGTCCCCAGAACCGAAGGCTGAGCCAGAACCGACACCGGAACCCAAATCTGAGCCCGAGCCGTCTCCTGAGCCAAAATCCGAACCTGAACCCACAGCAGAACCAAAAGCAGAACCCGAACCATCTCCTGAGCCAAAACCAGAGCCGGAATCTGCTCCGGAGCCAACAGTCGAACCAAGTCCGGAGCCAAGTTCCGAACCAGAAACTTCCAGCGTATCTGAAAACGACAATAGAAACAAGAGGGTAGCCATGCATACTTTAGATGGATTTGATTTTAAGAACCTCGGCAATGACGTTACTGTGAAAACTAGTGTGTCCTATAAAGTGTCGAGTTCTAAAG GTCGAAAGAAACGAGCCGCCCAGGAAACAGAGGAGCCAA ATGTGGAAACATCGACCACTATAATAGTCCATGACAACGAAAACTCCCCTCCCCCCGAACCAGAACGAGTATTACAACCAAAGCTAAAGCCAAAAACTAAACATAAGCCCTTCCAACCAAAGtctagaaaatttaataatttgaacgTTAGTTCCACTATTCACACTAAAGATCACCCAGTGCCTACTTTAGAACCAGTGACTGTATTAGGGTCAGAAGCGAACCAGGCCTCTATACCCGAACCCAATGCAGAGCCTACACAAATAGATACCTTATCACAACCTTACCCTACTTCTGAGCCTGAACCAAATTCTGAGCCTGAACCTTCTCCTGAGCCTAAATCTGAGCCTGAACCTTTTGTTGAACCTAAATCTCAGCCTGAACCTTCCCCTGAGCCTAAGTCTGAACCTGAACCTTCTTCTGAGCCTAAGTCTGAATCTGAAACTTCCCATGAGCCTACATCAGTGCCCGAACCTTCCTCTGAACCTAAGTCTGAACCTGAACCATCCCCTGAGCCTAAGTCAGTGCCTGAACCTTCTCCTGAGCCTAATTCAGAACCCGAACCCACCTCCGAGCCTAAGTCTCAGCCTGAACCTTCCCCTGAGCCTAAACCTAAATTAGAAAATTTCCGCGAGCCTAAGTCAGAACCTGAACCTAAATCTGAACCAGAACCCATCCCCGAGCCTAAATCTGAACCTTCTCTTGAACTTAAATCTGAGCCAGAACCGTCACCTGAACCCAAATCTGAGCCAGAACCATCACCTGAACCCAAATCTGAGCCAGAACCATCACCTGAACCCAAATCTGAGCCAGAACCATCACCTGAACCTAAATCTGAGCCAGAACCATCACCTGAACCAAAATCTGAGCCAGAACCATCACCTGAACCTAAATCTGAGCCAGAACCATCACCTGAACCTAAATCTGAGCCGGAACCTTTTCCTAATCCCGAACCTGAACCCAATGCAGAAATGGATTCAGAATATCTGCTAGTGAAAGGATTTACTGAAGAAACAG GTTATTTCCCATCACACGAATACGTTCCAAAATTCGACTTCAACCCAATGGATTGCACCGACATAGTCATTGGTACGGCTAAAGGAAACTACCACAGGGTACTGGATTACTATACAAGAGACAG ATCGACACCGAGAGTAGACACGTTTTGGGGTGGGCATGATGACATTACAGCAGCATCAGGATTTGAAGAGAACGGCGTTACGACGATcatgtttagaaaaaaaattaag gcTAAAGAACCATCAGACCATTCGTTTGTTGACGACCTGATGCATGTGATATGGGCTAGAGGTCAGGAATATGGTCATTATGTACACTCGCCTCCTGCTGGTGTATCGAAGGGTGATTTCTATCGTCCTGACGAGCTGAAATACCATGGACACGGATCCCAGAGGGGAGTCACTGCTATGAATTTCTTTG aagaaacaaaaacaacaatctCCGGTGGAATTCAATCGTTAGACAACGACAAATGCGGCGCCCAGTGGAAATTTCCTTCCGACTGCGACGTCAAGAACGACACCTGCGAATACGTCGCATCCTGGGAGTACCTGGGGCTCAAGAGGGGGAGAGACTCGGTGAAGTTCACCATAACGACCAGGAACGCAAAGTTCTGGACCGGCATCGGCTTCAGCGACAACAAGAAAATG TCGCAGTCGGACGCCGTGCTGGGCTGGGTGGACCCGCGCAGCGGCCGCGCCACCGTGCTGGACGCGTGGCTGAGCGGGtacgccgcgccgcgcgccgacGCGCACCAGcacgccgcgcgcgccgccggaCAGCTGCGCGACGGCCGCGCCTCCTACAGCTTCGTGCGCGCGCGCGACACCGGCGACCCGCAG GACTTGGCGTTCACGAACGAGAAGTGCCTGTACATGATGTTCGTGACGCACGGGGGCGGCTTCGATCCCGTCAGCAAGAGGACCAGCAAGCACATGAAGACGCCCTACGTCACCGAGGAGAGGGTTTGCATCAAGCCCTGCGGTCCCG AGCCAGACGAGGAAGAACAAACAACAGAAATAGTACTGCCCGGCACCAAGACCTACTCCATCCTCCTTAAGATAACCGGTCTCGCTGATAACTTCCGACCTCCTGCAGTCGGAAGTCCCGACTTTGAAGATTTAGCGGAAAAGGTTTCCAGTAACCTGGCCCAGGAGTTGGGCAGAACTAAGGGATATCAGGGATTAGCTGTGAACGGCTTCATGCA AAACGAAACTAACGCAATTATCGCGGAACTGACTCTGAAGTCGATCGACTCGAACTCTATCGAGTCGGGTCGGTCGCTGGACGACGTCTCGCTCGCACTCAACGCGACCGAGCGAGAGGAGGATAGGGACAAGTGGGAGCGCGCCATTAGAGACACGCTGGCGGTCGGACGGGTCGGGAACTTGAAGGTGGATCCCGAATTTTTGGTCTTAGAATCCGTGAATA GCCGGCGGCGGCCGCCGGAGGAGGCCCCGCGCGCGGCGGGCTGGCCCGCGGGCCGCCTGTGGCTGCTCGCGGCGTGCGTGGCCGCGCTCGTGGCGCTCGCGCTGCTGCAGGCGCTCTGCACGCTGGCGCGCCGCTCCGCCGAC GATCAGCTGATCCCGAGCACGGCGTGGAAGGACTACACGTCGGCGAACACCAACTACGCGTTCGAGCCCTTCGAGAACGACGAGAAGTACAACGGCACCTCCACCGCGTCCCTCGCCCGGCCGACGGGGCCGCCCCCGCCGCGGCCCGGCAGCGCGCACGGGGCCCCCCCGAGGGCGCACAGGATGCCGCCCGACGGCCCCGGGCCCGGCTTCGACCGCCGCGACGGGGCGCCCGGCCGGCGCGACCCGCGCGACGCCCGGGCCGACCTCGCCGGCAGCCGGCACGACCTGGCCAACGGGCGCGCCGACGCCAACGGCGACGCCCACAAGGCGGCGGCGAACGGCCACCGCGCCGCGAACGGCTACCGGTCGCCGGGTGACGGCTACCGGGCGCCGGGCGACGGCTACCGGTCGTCGGGCGCGCGCTCCCCCCGCGCGCCCGACACGCGCTCGCTGCAGCGCCCGCGCTCGCGGCCCGG CTACGGCGCGGCGGGCTCGCTGTCGCTGCCGCGGCGCGACGCCACGCCCGACTTCTACTTCATGCCGTCGCAGCGCAAGCACGAAGGTGAGCGCGTCGCCGTGTACGTGCGCAACCCGCGCACGCAcgcgcacgcacacgcacacgcacacgcgcacgcacacgcacacgcacacgcacacgcacacgcacacgccaCGTGA